From the genome of Adhaeribacter pallidiroseus:
CGCGAAATGATCGTGCACCACGTCGATCCATCGTTGCGGCCTTTTTTGCGGAACGTGCTCAACGTTGCATTAAAAATTTTACTGGTTATCGCGGTTATTTCCCAATTGGGTATGGAAATGACTTCGGTATTTGCCGTGCTGGGGTCGGCGGGTTTAGCCATTGGTTTAGCTTTGCAAGGCAGCCTGGCCAATTTTGCGGGTGGCGTATTAATTCTGGCGCTAAAACCTTTCCGGGTGGGCGACTACATCGAAGCGCAAGGCGTGGCCGGCAATGTTAATCTTATTAATATTTTAAATACCGTTATTAAAACGCCCGATAATAAAACCATCTACATCCCGAACGGTCCGTTAGCTTCCAGCACCATCGTGAATTTCGACGTAGAATCGAATCGCCGGGCCGATATTCGCATTTTAATTCATTACGGCAACGATATAGCCTTGGCGAAACAATTAATTAAACAGCTAATTGCCCAAGATTTCCGTATTCAGCCGGAACCTGCCCCACAGGTAGTAACCGAAAATACGGATTTAGGCGTTAATATTTTTACCCGGGTGTGGGCCGAAAAAGGCAATGTAGGTGGCATTACCAACGATTTCCACGATTGGATTCGGGCGGCTTTTGAGAAAAACAACATCACCATTGCCTACCGGGAGCCCTCCTTTCCGGTGAAATAGTCGATAGTCCACGGTCCATAGACCACAGTTTAGATTCGTGAGTTGTTAGTTTATGGTCCATAGATTACAGTTCGGGGTTGATTCTATTGGCTTTTTATTCTAGGTGATAAAGGGATGGTTTTACGATGGGATTTTTAAAGGTAAACAACTACGAAAACCATTATGAGGCTTCTCTATAGAGTTATCACTACCTTCTTGCAAAAAAAATTTTAAAAATGAAACTAAGATCAACCACAAGGCTTAAGGCTACTACCTACTACTCTCTACCTCTCTACTAATTAATAAACCTGTACTGTGGACTGAGGGCTAAGTACTATGGACTATCGATTAAATCAATCAAACTTAATGGCCGCAACAGGCTTAATCTTGGCAATCATGTACGTCGGAATCAAAATGGCGAGCATGGTTAGGCCCAAGGTTACTATATTTAAAATAATAACAATGCCGGGGTTCCAGGCAATGGGCACGGTATCCATGTAATAATTTTCGGGATCGAGCGGAATAATTTTGGTAAAATACTGAAAAGCACAAAAGCCCAGGCCTATTACATTACCATAAATCAACCCTTTTATGGTTAACTGCAAGCCTTTATGAAAAAACACTTGCCGGATCTGCGGGTCGGTGGCCCCCACGGCTTTTAATAAACCAATCATGTTGGTACGCTCCAGAATCATGATAAACACCGACGATACCATGTTAAACGTAGCCACAAAAATAATGAGAATTAAAAATATAATGACGTTTTGGTTGAGCAATTTCATCCAATCAAATAGCTGGGCGTATTGGTCGGTTACTTTTTCCAGTTGCAAATCGTAATTCATGCGATTAAAAACTGTAGATGCTACGGTGTCAATTTTATTGAAATCTTTCAGCATAATCTCGTACCCGGTTACCACGGTATCGCTCCATTTATTTAAATCCCGGATGTGCTGCATATCCGACAGCACGTACACCTGATCAAATTCTTCTAAGCCAGTTTTGAAAATGCCTTTTACCCGAAAACGGCGGGCCCGAGGCGGATTTTGAATAAAAAAGAAACTCACCTTATCGCCTAACTTAATGCGCAGTTTACTGGCTATCTGGCTGCTGATCATAATATCGTTAGATGCCGCCGTATCGGAAAAAGAAATAATTTTGCCTGCTACCAGGTTTTGCTGCATGGGCTTAAAATCATACGATTTATCCACTCCTTTTAGTACCACGCCATATACTTCTTCGTCGGTTTTAATAATGGCGGTTTTAAACGCGTAAGGCTGATAGTGCTGAATTTCCGGAATTCCTTTTAAGTTCTTCACCACGGAATTAGTGCCGATCGGTTTACCTTCGAAAGAATTATTGGTGTCGTATTTACTAATTTGCAGGTGCGCCCCAAAAGAAAAAATCTTTCGCTGTATTTCGTTGCGGAAGCCCTGCAAAATGGAAAAAGAAACAATCATGATGGCTAAGCCCACCGCAATACTTATAATGGCTATTTTTGTAACCGAAGAGGTAAAGGAATCGCCTCCGGAGGCGCCAATTTTACTGGAAATATATCTGGAAATATTCACGCGATTGTATTATGGAACAAATATAGGCACGAATTTCAACTTATAAGTAAGCGGCCAGTTTAACTTAGTAAAGCCTGGTGCCTGATCCGGAATTAAAAATTATTTACCAAACTACTTATTTGCACATTATATTCCCGGAAGACTTAACATTCCGGATAGGATTAAGCGTATTTTTTTAAATTTTTTCAATTCTCCTTTATTTACCGGAGGTTTGTTGTGCCTACCAGTGGTTGGTTACGGGTATTTTTACGCAAATTCTGGTTAAAGTTGCTTTGGCTAAGGCCGGGTACCCAAATATTGGTAGCTAAAGCTTCGCTCGAAATAAGGCATTATGTAAATCCGCACTATTTACTCAAAATATATTGGCCGCGGCTAACTATTTTTACCGGATTAAAATAAAACGATGGCGCAAGAACTAAGAATTATTTTTATGGGTACTCCGGATTTTGCAGTACCTACTTTGCAGAAACTGGTAGAAAACCATTACCCGGTAGTGGCGGTAATTACGGCTCCGGATAAACCGGCTGGCCGCGGCTTAATCCTTACTCCCTCGCCGGTAAAGGAATACGCCAAGAGTCAGAATATTCCGGTTTTGCAGCCTGTTAATTTAAAATCGGAAGCTTTTATCCAGGAGTTACGGGGGTACCGGGCCAACTTGCAAATTATTGTGGCTTTTCGGATGTTGCCGGAAGTTGTTTGGAGTATGCCGGAAATTGGCACTTTTAACATTCACGGTTCCTTATTGCCCGATTACCGGGGAGCTGCTCCTATTAACTGGGCCTTGATTAACGGGGAAAAAGAAACCGGAGTAACTTCGTTTTTCCTGCGCCACCAGATTGATACCGGGGATATTTTGTTGCAAGCGAAAATAAAGATTGAAGAGCAGGATGATTTTGGCTCGCTTTACGAAAAACTAAAACACCTGGGAGCAGATGTAGCGCTTAAAACCGTGCGCGCCATTGAAAACAACCAAGTGCAGCCGCAGCCGCAACCGCAAAATGCGGAGTTAAAAGAAGCCCCCAAAATATCCAAGGAGTTTTGCGAAATCAAATGGGAACAATCGGCCATGCAGATTCAAAATTTTATTCGGGGTTTAGCGCCCTATCCGGGTGCTTGGACCAAAATAAACGGTAAAATTTTAAAAATTTACCGCGCCGAGGTGCTGCCACCAACTGCTGACAACCAGGGGCCACCCGCACCGGGCACTTACCAAACCGATAATAAAACTTTCTTACATTTTTTTACCAGTCAAGGAGTTTTAAAAATTACGGATTTGCAGATAGAAGGTAAAAAACGAATG
Proteins encoded in this window:
- a CDS encoding mechanosensitive ion channel family protein, with product MNTSFFDFERYRATLTTFFITYGARFLVAMLLLLFGLWVINRIVKFIDREMIVHHVDPSLRPFLRNVLNVALKILLVIAVISQLGMEMTSVFAVLGSAGLAIGLALQGSLANFAGGVLILALKPFRVGDYIEAQGVAGNVNLINILNTVIKTPDNKTIYIPNGPLASSTIVNFDVESNRRADIRILIHYGNDIALAKQLIKQLIAQDFRIQPEPAPQVVTENTDLGVNIFTRVWAEKGNVGGITNDFHDWIRAAFEKNNITIAYREPSFPVK
- a CDS encoding ABC transporter permease codes for the protein MNISRYISSKIGASGGDSFTSSVTKIAIISIAVGLAIMIVSFSILQGFRNEIQRKIFSFGAHLQISKYDTNNSFEGKPIGTNSVVKNLKGIPEIQHYQPYAFKTAIIKTDEEVYGVVLKGVDKSYDFKPMQQNLVAGKIISFSDTAASNDIMISSQIASKLRIKLGDKVSFFFIQNPPRARRFRVKGIFKTGLEEFDQVYVLSDMQHIRDLNKWSDTVVTGYEIMLKDFNKIDTVASTVFNRMNYDLQLEKVTDQYAQLFDWMKLLNQNVIIFLILIIFVATFNMVSSVFIMILERTNMIGLLKAVGATDPQIRQVFFHKGLQLTIKGLIYGNVIGLGFCAFQYFTKIIPLDPENYYMDTVPIAWNPGIVIILNIVTLGLTMLAILIPTYMIAKIKPVAAIKFD
- the fmt gene encoding methionyl-tRNA formyltransferase encodes the protein MAQELRIIFMGTPDFAVPTLQKLVENHYPVVAVITAPDKPAGRGLILTPSPVKEYAKSQNIPVLQPVNLKSEAFIQELRGYRANLQIIVAFRMLPEVVWSMPEIGTFNIHGSLLPDYRGAAPINWALINGEKETGVTSFFLRHQIDTGDILLQAKIKIEEQDDFGSLYEKLKHLGADVALKTVRAIENNQVQPQPQPQNAELKEAPKISKEFCEIKWEQSAMQIQNFIRGLAPYPGAWTKINGKILKIYRAEVLPPTADNQGPPAPGTYQTDNKTFLHFFTSQGVLKITDLQIEGKKRMRTEELLRGFKF